The stretch of DNA ggcgGGCTCcaacaaaccaaccaatcagagcgctgaacgcactctcgtttcgatctcgtttaacgtaaaacaaactcgtactaagggtactgttcacTGTACATTAGcgatcataaataaatatacatccTATCCTATTACGGAGATTCCCGTCTAGTTTCGGACACACCAGGACCCTTAACCTAGTAGATTATCTAGGTGAGGCCAAAGGTTTGGCTGTAAGAGAATGCCCATGGCATTAAGCCTAcccatgtacctacatacataattcaaagtcaaagtcaaaattatttatttcaaatagaccgggaaggcacttttgaacgtcaaagcaaatattacaatataaagaaaacaaaatgtctgtttgtcggtcAGCCCTCTATTGAAGCTATTTGTTGCATAAagccttttaaataaataaatatgtatacgtaaactttattattttctaggAGCTTACAATGGACATTTATTGGTTCTACTTGACGACAATGTCGTACATGATTGCTTTGTCGATCACCTTCTTCCACGACGTGAAACGCAAGGACTTCTGGGGAATGTTAGCTCATCACGTAGTAACAATCTTGTTGCTGTGCATCAGCTGGATTATAAGTGCTTTCAGGATCGGGATCGTAGTCATAGTGTTATTGGACCTCACTGAAACTTGGCTTGAGGtaggacattttattttaactacaaaCAAATACACCTTTCCTTACAtgtgtattgatttatttttatggtataagccggtaaacgagcagacggatcacctgttggtaagcaattgccgccgcccatggacacttgaaacactagatgcgttacaagtgcgttgccggccttttggtgttcgggatttaagggttattggggtatcggggattgggaagatggggaaAGGGgtgatttattagttttttaatattattttatttgtgcgGTTTTTTGCGCTCTCTAGATGGCGCTTCCAGCGTTTTTAGGCCTGTTACCTGTcggcaaataattttattgtttgcagAATCATAGTTTTCtgcaataatatatttgtatgtgtttgtaattataaatttttgttttagttcgtGAAAGCCTTAAAGAGAGCGAATTTCGAGAGACTGGCGACATCTCTGTTTGTGGCATTCGTGCCTGCGTGGTTCTATACAAGGATGTATTTGTTCCCGCTGTACTTGTATAggtaaatattcatttatttctatatgattttattttaagttacctTATAGGTAGATTTGTATTCATTAAGTTTACCCAATTTTGCCACTTTTATATCtaaggatattaaaaaaaaatatgcgttTTCTAAAGGGGCATCCAATCCCACTTATTTCCACGGTGACtagtttttggaaaatatataattcagTTACAGAGATAAAgggtaataattatttgattactGAGAACTGAGCGGTTACAAAaaaagctaattaaaataatataagtaaataaaactcccgatcgatttcgatcacggtggccaGTTTATCTCACTAAACTAGCTCACTGGGCTGGAGATTTTATAGTGCTCAAGTGTATGTACAAACATACGTGTTCCCTGTTCTCTTATTCTCAGAATCCGATGGGAATATAATTTAGTGTAACAATAGCTACTGAGTCTACCTTTATTTTCTTGACAGCATAGTCAATAACAAATAACTTAGCTGACTGTAacttatgtgttatttttatagatacccaattataattaatattattattcttttcagCACCTCAATCCGTTCAATGGTCTTTTGGGGACATGTCTTCGCTTTATACATAGTGAATGCAATGCTTTTCGTCTTATTCTTCCTATGTGTGTACTGGAGCGTTCTGATAGTCAAAGTGGTATTTGATACTATGAGATCTGGGGTAAGTTTTAAACCTCtatttttactctttttatatattttctgtcGTTAGTTACTGACACATATAACGAAAAGAACGAACTTAAAAATGGGGACAGTTTTTTAAACACGACTTAGAATCGacgcatttttattttttgggaaGCTATCTAGCGACTGTAGAGTTTTTACTTGGCTAAAATTACCTCGTCACACACCACTATCAAAAGCACAAGGGAGCACCGGGTCTTCTAAAAAAACCTGTATACATTGTGACACGTGACCCCCTATGCCAGTCTTCTCTAGAGGGTTAGAGTCCCCACTTTAAGTGCCCGTAACTGAGATAACCTTACAACATCTGTCTGTTCATGATAACTTAAAAGTACATATGTAATAGCTACCTAACAAAGACTTAATCAAAAAACACCAAACGAAATTCTAGTTAATTTCCAGGTCGGGCAATATATTCTTGCTTTAGTATTTTACGGAACCTTGTTACAACtgtgtccaatatatggcaataggctataAACCCTTAGTATCATTTAATACTTCTTCCCCCATTGTCGCGGGatgttttgtatgtaatataataggTTACCAGTAATAACAATTTCTACTTCAGGTCCCCCGAGATGTAAGAAGTTCCAGTTCAGAAGTTTCCGAAGCTGAAGTCGACAAACTGCTACTACAAACAATAGATAAAAAGAATGCCTTGAACAAGtcgttataaaacattatttttaattaattttaattaattgtttgtgCCTACTTaagtaacttaaataaatgGTAATGAAAAGATAATGAGAGAAATTATGAATGGAATGGATAAGaactgtttgtttttcttttattaaaattaagatacagataatatatatttaggtataagtCGGTAAGGTGTAAAGTTATTTCTTTAAAGTATTATATACAACGAATTTAgtcttaggtatatttttaatgaatttagtattattccattaattaaaataaaatatccgtgttataattatttcgttttattaacCATTGATCTTTACAGatctttttatatacattttagaTGTGAGAACGCCTACTTATTAATATAAGCAACTCCAGCATATACATTTTTGCTTTTAGTTTTCTTAGTTGTAGGTACTCTGTCCACTGTGTTACCTGTTACCTATTAACGAGCTATTCGAactgatattaataaataaatataactaaacaAATTAGCTTGTGTTACCgtttaatcaaatattattgtgtGTTGTATATGTAACTAGCTGACACGGCAAACTTCGAAccgccttaaaaaaaatctcatcttttaaaccttccctggacttccacaaatggttcaagaccaaaatttgctaAATCAGTTTAGGCATTCTCGAGTTTAAGGGAAACTAACGAACAGCATTTGAtttatatatatagagattAATGTTACGGTAATGTAGGTATAGGATACTAggtattttatgtaagtaacttttttttcaattacatttatCACACAGCCACGTATATTGTGGTTCCAAGCGCTCTTCGAATCGGAAAAAAAGATAGCAAATTATACCTCTTTGCATGTAGAAAATTGtgacaaaatttatttaattttttatagagaAGATTTAGATAAATTGATtctatcaataacaaaaataatttactcgTACagggaaataaaaaagaaatatattagcTACGTCAAATTTTATTCAGTGgcaatatttatagttttaaacatGGCAACTTGGTTACAACCTGTCACTTTTTTCTCAATGAAGCCGTGAGGAGGTGCTCGTACACATTGTAAAAATTGaattggttttaattaaatagttttcaAAACAGAATTACAGTGCCAATAATGTTGAGGTATCTCCTCGATAAGTTTTGGAGTGAAGACGTGTGGTTGCCGCCAAATACGACATGGGCAGACATCGCTCCTGGTCCCGATAAGGCGGTGGTTTACACCGATCATACGCACGTTTTCTATCCTATACCGTTAGCATTTGTGTTTATACTCGTACGCTACGTGATAGAGAAGTAAGTAACtagtaatattttcatttattatttacaagtgATAAAAAATCGTCAAGTTTGATAACCTATTAGCGCTAAATCGCGTGATGTATAATTTCGTGTGACGGAAGAAAAAATTGATGcacgttctttttttaaaattttcacaaaaatcAATGAAGCATGAATTAGAATGCTTAGAAAAATGTGGTAAAAGCGTCGATAGCGTAATGATGAATAATCAGAGGTGTAATAGAAATCTTAAATtccgattattttattttcatactcgTTAGCGGACAAATTCccgtatgaaataaataagaactGCTAGTAATATTGACTGTAAAGAGGTTGGAACCTTATTCGATCTGACAAAAATAGGTTCCAACCAATAAGACTGGTATCAGAAACTGAATTGttggttgaaaaaaaaaacattaaaaagcaAAAGCATGGCATTACACATTATTATGGATTGTCCTATGTAATGTGAGCATAGCATGTTACTTCTACTACCTATACACACAGGAAATATGACTTCATGCAACCAAATATGATTAAACCTACACTTAGTAATTTCCTTTCATGCCTTATACATTTAAAACCTCTTTAggcattttgtataaaatattcttattgtagtaataaacacaaataaataaatttttactCATAAAAAGTAAAGACCAAATCATTTTGCTGTTATAAATGATACTTATCATTGATGTCCATATTCCTTATTCTTATTATTGCAAATAGTTTCCCTATTATTTTCCTCCAAAGAAACATTActttaaattgatatttgcaTACTTTTTTCACAGTAAACTTCTTGCCCTTGCTCTATCCTCATATGTCATCTATGTTCAGTAAAACAGTTactattaattactagtttattATTCACCATTCATCTTGAGGAAAAATCagatatatatttatacatataatataaggactcaaaatatacattttatcatTTTCCTTTAACTAAACAATACGGGTGTGTATTTGACTGATATTTGACATAACTGTTTTATCTGTGTCGATACATAATTGACTAATTTATATACTTTTTGcttaattacattacaataaattaatatggatTATTTTGTAGAATCATGAAGcataataactacaaaaatataataactacaatgcacaatttcaaattttattttatagttgaaACTAAACACCTAatgaattatttcattattataagtGTGCTATGCTATCATGACCAACAGATCAAATAcaaagtcaaaaataatttatcaatttaatatcaaagtttttcatgtatttctatttcaaagccgtatattactattataataatatctatatttttcCTGTAGTCATATAATCATCActattataagattttttacaaTGAGTCGCTCAATAGTTTCCTTTTTACTGAACATTTTTTGCTCAACGGAGTTTCCTTGGCTTTTTACTTATGATAGACAGGGTCATAACTGCTGCTAAGTGGCAGTTAAATTGATAAACAATAGTCATAAATATTATCTAACATTCAGACACGTCTCATTAATTGCAAATATGTTACCTACTTAGATACCTTATTGGCTATTCTTATACAATGTGTAGGAAAACGCACCGGTTTGACTGGTTTTAGCTTATACTTGTGTAGCTATTtactatgttatatttatactttgttGTTAGGTTGttgtaatgtaacaaaataatatgtattatcaaCCTTGGATCAGCTGTTTGCATGTGTATGAAATGTTTTCATACATGACAAATATGAAACATTTCATACACATGCAAACAGCTGATGTGTAACAAATTGTCTTTCACATTCGTAATATTAACTAGTTTAGATTCTTTCATTAATGGATCAGAATCATTTATCATGTTATATCATCAGATAGTTTATGCCCCCTGCTGGACTTGGGCACCAGGACAATCTTCTTGATAACTACTGCTTGCCATTTTTGACGCTTGAGAAGCTAGTTAGACTTTTTGCTGGCTGTCTCTCCCTTGTGGTCCAAAATAAATCTATCCTGTCGAATCACTATATCTATTGGTGAATCATACAAAAATCCGTCCAGTACTTTTTGAGTTTATCCAGTATATACAGATTAGTGATGTAACGAATGTAATAATTTAGACATTCGCGAATGCGGAATATCTAAAAATATGCGAATATTCACGAATGTGATTGCTAATATTTGTTACATCACTAATACAGATAGACGCGAAACTGGacttcttttaataaaacaagtaatttaCTTTGATTCTAGTATGTATGATTCAGACGTAGATTTGCGGACAACGTCCCGACTACCTAAGGTATATGAGCATCTAAATGCGGCTGAACGACACGTAATTGGGCCGCTGGACTAAGGTTCCTTGAACCGCATTTCCGGCAGATTCCTGCTAACCCAGACCTATCGTATGTCCACATGTACTGTAATAACTACAGAATAGTTTATTTCagtacatttttatacttatttaaaattctcattGTGTGTCCTAGTTATAGTTGCACGCCCCAAACATACTAGTAATAGTGACTCTTCATGATTTGTAAGTTACAGTtatacaagtaaaaaaaaaaacatgaattacTTAGTCATACTGTGAAATCAAcacttaaacataaaatatagttaCTTCCCAAACATTGAGTCATAATCATGATATAGATTAAATACACATCAATTGAGTCGTGATGTTTCGTTATCTATATTATGACTATGACTATCTGTCATCGTATATTGATTGGCTAGATCGAATTGAGTTGACTTGGTCATTCGGTCATGAACCTGTTAACACTTCTATCTAGTTGGTGTCATTTACATTGCAGAGCTACAACTCATGAAGATGTGTTATTACGTGATTTATGAACCTCTGACGTTATTATTCCAAGCCTAGccttttttgtatgtatttggtACGGAGCCAAAGTTCTATCTACGCTGAAGGTCTAAAGAACAATTAGTAAAATGAGTTCTTGTACGATTTTTTGCTATGTATGTCGTACTAAACTGCGCGGGGTTCGTATTTCGATTCTGTATTGAAACAATGAGGTATCAACACTTTGCTAAGGGATTCGAAGCGAACAGGAAATCCGCAATGGCTTCCCACTTCCCTAATTAATTGATTGTGTGAATTCCACGGAAGGAAACCTCAAAAGTTCATACAAACTTCACCAATAATATTAACACACTTCTTGGTCAAGagaaaattaaaagcaaattgtatACTTTCGTTTTCATTGTTTGCACAAACGCCAGCTCGTCAACCTACTAGCAAACAACATTGTTTAGTAAATTTTCAATCTTATGTTTTTACTATAAAGTTGACAATGCCAGATTCGAGTAATTACCCAAATCTGGCAACGGTGATATTCAAGCAGAACGTTTGACGTGCCTTCAAATGTGCTAATCTCCGGCCACAGAATGTAGGCGACCTTACCTTGCCATTTGTGTCCGTACAACAAATcgcattgtaatattttttcacatagTTACGCGTTCGTGAAAATACACAATAACCGTAAATATTTATGCCTAGCTGGTCTCGGTATTGGTCGCTTGTATTTAACCTACATTCTATAGTTAGGCAAGTGAATAGGGATGCAAACggggtatgaacattaaaaatctattaattccGCCAGTgggataatgaaaaaatatcagacatgtattttttatgtgtatgaTATTTTCCCTACTATTACTTACCTAcctctttaattattaaaaatcatccattccatattttatttcattcattgaaataattattgtttcccTATAGTCCGATTATCGAACTTTTTACTTCGCCTAGTAAATCGTGACTGACGGTTTTACGCGTTCTCTGATGCAAAACATTTTCTAACTTTCtacttgtaataaaaacttattacgGTTTAGAAATTTCGTCAATATCCTTTACTTCTTTCCTTAACAACCTGAAAGAatctattattcaaatattatccATTACTGAATAAGGCCTAGATACAGAATGTGCCATATTTTCTAAGCTTGGCAAGCGTGTGATCGCAGTGTCGTCTTTAGAGGATATTGCAATTTTTGGACTTACGAGGGTGTGTCTAAAAATCGTGAAGAAatctaaaatatgtataactttaTCCTGACAACCTTCcttaacacaaaattaataactttcagTCAAGATTTCCATTGCTTTTTGCTTAAAGAACCATCGCTAACGACTGTTGACCCTGTAACTCGGATATACTTGTTATCAGcgaatatacaatataataaatttaaaacataaatatcagcTTATCGTCTGGCGAAAGGGTTATTAGTTCATGGACTTAAGACTTGACATTGTACAATGCACTGCagataacttataataaataatacttctgACAATGTAAACAGCCCCCCCTAAACCACGTTTTCTTGTTGTACTGTTTCAAGAAACCGAAAGAAATCCGGGAATGATAATTAGGTATGATAATCATGTATTTTTGCCTGGTTTAAACTTctttataatgaattaataaacttTGTATATGTAGAAACGTGTAACTCTCGATATTTtcaaccgacttaaaaaaaaggaggaggttctcaattgaccgtatatatgctttttttttttttatgtttgttcgcggataactttgtcgtttatgaaccgattttgacatTCTTTTGTATTTGGTAGGTCTATTCAGAGGTGgtcccattaaaattttatcaaactgttcagcactttttgagataattctacgcaaatatcaatacaaacatttactatttctgttcGCGAATAACTGTGTCGTTTACCTGATTTGGATgataattgttgtatttcgAAGGTCTTACATCAGACgttgttcattaaaattttatcgaaattggttcagcactttttgagataattaacaaaaacttttttttatgtatgttaatcgatatctccggcagttatagaccgatttcgaaattctttttgtgtttgaaagagtacgatgtcagtgtggtctcattataatttttttaaagtccaccataaatgtagaagataatccagggaactcctcaaaaataaacagaatgtgctctgcgtttgagtttaacaATGTAtatagcttatctttctgagtgcataaaattcaggacagatggtagcatatctggtatagaatgatgggtagcttgatgtgctgtctgatttatgtatatttacctaatctgtttgagttgacaaatgcatatctctggcagttatagtccaatttgtgaaattctttttgtgtttgaaagagtacgatcgtggttccatataattgtttttaaagtctgaccataaatgtggaagataatccagtgaactccttaaaaatgagcagaaagCTCTGATTACGTTGAAGTATgtatactagcttatctttctcagtagccataaaattcaggacagatagtagcatatctggtatagaatgatgggtagcttgatgccaaggagtcgttgcaaggatccggcgaGTAGGGATGCTCGCCGTGTGACCTTCCAGATCtatgcggcgcgtcgcgttccgcgcgcgcctcaaaagccatcagaccacacagatggggcccagtagagctgatgatATCCAGAgatactacctagcgggttaccggggctctggttcgaaaagcaggagtaggaacggggtggtttttagtcagtaagagttgacactccctctcgcctcgccgaagacgagagaagccattggatgattttccaccctcaaaaaaaaaaaagcttgatGTGGTCTGAGTTACATCTGTATACCTATGTTTCTAATCTGTTTGTTGTTTGaaaactgactatgtatgtagcttatgaacgtTA from Spodoptera frugiperda isolate SF20-4 chromosome 11, AGI-APGP_CSIRO_Sfru_2.0, whole genome shotgun sequence encodes:
- the LOC118275077 gene encoding ceramide synthase 6-like — protein: MDTLKWLSDLFWDERWWLPRGAKWADVTNGPDKTVLHPDVSDFYYVIPLTIGLLVLRYVLNIYCFIPLGLALGIRNKKKKNLQHIPVLEAAYRKNALIKDTTALAKQLDMSERQVERWWRLRRNQDKTSSLTKFCEHAWKTFYLFFSTPTVYYIVWDKDWFWDLDKCYTNYGKHELTMDIYWFYLTTMSYMIALSITFFHDVKRKDFWGMLAHHVVTILLLCISWIISAFRIGIVVIVLLDLTETWLEFVKALKRANFERLATSLFVAFVPAWFYTRMYLFPLYLYSTSIRSMVFWGHVFALYIVNAMLFVLFFLCVYWSVLIVKVVFDTMRSGVPRDVRSSSSEVSEAEVDKLLLQTIDKKNALNKSL